Below is a window of Humulus lupulus chromosome 2, drHumLupu1.1, whole genome shotgun sequence DNA.
ctaccactaccaccactacaacAGCAattacaactactaccactaccactaccactaacactacaactactactactgctaccactactactactactactactactcctcctGTTATTGCTGCTGTTGCTGCAGCTGCTactggtactactactactactgcaactacgactacgactactactaccaccactactactactaccaccactactaggaaaaccactaccacttctactactactactactactgctactactagtactactactactactactcctactactactgctgctgctgctgctactgcatctactactactactactgctgctgttgctactataactgctactgctcctgctcctgcaaACTACTccagctactactgctactactgctacaactactactactgctactactgctactactactactactaatactactactactactactactaatactactactgttgctgctactgcaactgctactgccactgctactcctactgctcctgctactactgctactactactactactgctactactacgactacaactactactactactactgctactactactactgctactagtgctactactacaactactgctactactactactactattgctactactactactactactcctactactactactcctcctactactgctactactactactacaactgctactactgctactattactattattaccgatactactgctactactgctactactaatactactgttGCTTCTGCTACGGCTaatacttctactactgctactactactgcaactgctgctacttctactgctactattgctactactactactagtactactactgctgctactactactgctactgctgctgctactactactactactaatactactgctactactactgctaatgctactactactgctactact
It encodes the following:
- the LOC133815998 gene encoding uncharacterized protein LOC133815998 → SSSSSSSSSNSSSSSSINSSSSSSSSSSSSSSSSSSNSSSSNNSSWSWRSCSSSGSGSGSGISGSSGSSRSSSSGGSSSSSSSSSSSSSSISSSSSSSISSSSSSSSSSSSSSSSSSTSSSSSNSSSRSSSSCSSSSSSRSISRSRSNSSISSSSSSSSIGNNSNSSSSSSCSSSSSSSRRSSSSRSSSSSSSNSSSSSSSSCSSSTSSSSSSSSSSSSSCSRSSSSSSSSSSSSR